The Micromonospora violae DNA segment TTCGGCGTGCATCAGCCGGGACCGCCCGGGTGGGGCGAGCAGCACCGACGGCGCGACGTACGCCGACGTGTCCTGCCCGGGTAGGAACGGCGCGCCGGTGAGCTTGCCGCGGTGCAGGGGGATGGCACCGCCGCGGACCGCCTCGTCGACCTTGCGGCGTAGCTCGTCGGCCTTGGCGGCGCTGATCAGCGGCCCGAAGTCCAGTTCGGGCAGCGGGTCACCGGCGGCCCAGTCGTCGTCGACGGCGAGCGGGTGGCCGAAGTGGACCGAGCGGACGACCGGCAGGTACATGTCGAGGAACTCGTCGACCAGGTCGCGCTGCACCACGAACCGGGGGTACGCGGTGCAGCGCTGCTTGCCGTACTCGAAGCCTTTGCGCAGGTGCGTGGCGAGCAGGTCCCACTGGGAGAAGTTCCAGATGCCCCAGGCGTTGAGACCCTCCTGCTCGATGAAGTGCCGCTTGTCGGTGTCGAGCAGCGCGGCGGCCACCTTGCCACCGTTGGACCGGCCACCCACGAACGCCACCGCGCCGATCTCGGGGGCGCGGACCAGCACCTCGGACAGCTCCGCGCCGCTGCCGGAGACGAGCGTGGCGGGAAGTCCGGCCCGGCGCATCAGCGCGTGTGCGACGGTCAGGCACACCGCGCCGCCCTGCGACGGGGTCTTGGCGATGACCGCGTTGCCGGCCAGGAGTTGCACCAGTTCGGCGTGCACCAGCACGCTCATCGGGTAGTTCCAGGAGGCGATGTTGCTGACCGGGCCCGGCAGCGGCGCACGGCCGTCGGCGAGCATCCGGTCGATCTCGCCGACGTACCAGCGGACGCCGTCGAGCGCCCGATCGACGTCGGCGCAGGCCAGCCGCCACGGCTTGCCGATCTCCCAGACCAGCAGCAGGGCGAGCAGGTCGCGGTGGGCGGTGAGCGAGTCCAGGGCCTCGGCGACCCGGGCCTTGCGGTCGGCCAGCGGGGTCTGGGCCCAGCGCTGGTGCGCGGCGGCGGCGTGGGCGACCGCGGCGCGCGCGGTCGCGGCGTCGAGCCGGGGCAGGTTGATGAGGACGGTGTTGTCCAGCGGGGTGCGGACCGCGACGGGCTGGCCGCCCGCTCGCCATTCGCCTTCGACGAGGTTGTGCAGGGTGGTGACGCCGTCGACAGCGACGCCGAACGCTTCCGGGGTGAGGGCCACCGCGCGGGCCAGGGTGTCGGTCCAGGCGGTGCCGTCGGCGAGTCGTAGTGCCATCGCTTCTCCTCAGGGTTGACCGGGGAGCGGCGGCGTCGACGGCACCGCTGGTGAGCGGTACTGTCTCGTGCCCGGTAGCCGGTCAGCAACAGTACGTTTGTCCGGCTGGCCGCCGACGCCTCCGAACGGCGCGTGGATCTTTCTCGGGTCCCATCCCTTGAGCTGCGGAAACGGCGACCGTTAATAGATGTACGCCGATGGTGTGAAATGGTCCGCACTTGTTACTCGTGAGTACGAGAGGGTCCCCGCGCTGCGACATGGCCGGCAGG contains these protein-coding regions:
- a CDS encoding aldehyde dehydrogenase family protein; translated protein: MALRLADGTAWTDTLARAVALTPEAFGVAVDGVTTLHNLVEGEWRAGGQPVAVRTPLDNTVLINLPRLDAATARAAVAHAAAAHQRWAQTPLADRKARVAEALDSLTAHRDLLALLLVWEIGKPWRLACADVDRALDGVRWYVGEIDRMLADGRAPLPGPVSNIASWNYPMSVLVHAELVQLLAGNAVIAKTPSQGGAVCLTVAHALMRRAGLPATLVSGSGAELSEVLVRAPEIGAVAFVGGRSNGGKVAAALLDTDKRHFIEQEGLNAWGIWNFSQWDLLATHLRKGFEYGKQRCTAYPRFVVQRDLVDEFLDMYLPVVRSVHFGHPLAVDDDWAAGDPLPELDFGPLISAAKADELRRKVDEAVRGGAIPLHRGKLTGAPFLPGQDTSAYVAPSVLLAPPGRSRLMHAEPFGPVDTIVVVDTTDELLAAMNASNGALVASLACDDTDEAGKLAVDLQAFKVGINKPRSRGDRDEPFGGRGASWKGAFVGGDLLVQAVTVGGDNRLYGNFPDYTSYPST